From one Caldichromatium japonicum genomic stretch:
- a CDS encoding SulP family inorganic anion transporter, with the protein MYRLQSLYHDLRVDPVKTLGRALQSLDWSWTRPYQTWLPQVRGRDLRADLIAGLTGAIVVLPQGVAFATIAGMPPEYGLYAGMIPAIIAAWFGSSRHLVSGPTTAASVVLFSALSLLAVPGSPDYVTLALTLTFMVGVIELALGLARMGALVNFISHSVVVGFTAAAAVLIAAKQLKHFFGIEMDASGHLHELLWRFTLHLPGLNPAATLVGLITLGIGIACRRWLPQVPYMIVAILGGSLAAFWLNNWLGPETTRIASVGALPAQFPPLSAPSLSLDHIRELAPAALAVTLFALTEAVSIARALAARGGYRIDGNQEFIAQGLSNIAGSFFSAYVATGSFNRSGVNYEAGARTPLAAIFAALFLMVVVLLVAPYAGYLPKAAMAGVLFLVAWGLIDRDEIRHILHSSRRETAVLAVTFFSALFLDLEFAIFAGVLLSLVLYLERTSKPRIVTLAPDPRLPQHAFSSDPELAQCPQLRFVRIDGSLFFGSVAHVEQYFDWLRTTYPEQRHIALIANGINFVDLQGGQTLAAEAERRRAAGGGIYLINVKQGLWESLDQFGYLEDDALRNVFQSKTAAIRAIYQKLDKGVCKTCERRIFLECNEGAHAPLHPPADP; encoded by the coding sequence ATGTACCGTCTGCAATCCCTTTATCACGACCTGCGCGTCGATCCTGTCAAGACCCTGGGCCGCGCCTTACAGTCGCTCGATTGGTCCTGGACCAGACCTTATCAAACCTGGCTGCCGCAGGTGAGGGGGCGGGATCTACGCGCCGATCTCATCGCCGGATTGACGGGGGCGATCGTCGTCCTGCCTCAGGGCGTGGCCTTTGCCACCATCGCCGGCATGCCGCCCGAATACGGGCTTTATGCCGGCATGATCCCGGCGATCATCGCTGCCTGGTTCGGCTCGTCGCGCCATCTGGTCTCGGGCCCCACCACAGCCGCATCTGTAGTGCTCTTTTCGGCGCTCTCACTGCTCGCTGTCCCCGGCAGCCCGGACTATGTGACCCTTGCCCTGACCCTGACCTTTATGGTCGGAGTGATCGAGCTTGCCCTAGGCCTGGCGCGGATGGGGGCACTCGTCAATTTCATCTCGCACTCGGTGGTGGTGGGATTCACCGCTGCTGCCGCGGTCCTGATCGCCGCCAAACAGCTCAAGCACTTCTTCGGGATCGAGATGGATGCGAGCGGACACCTCCATGAGCTCCTCTGGCGGTTTACCCTCCATCTACCCGGGCTCAATCCGGCGGCTACCCTGGTGGGTTTGATCACCCTCGGGATCGGGATCGCCTGCCGGCGCTGGCTGCCGCAGGTCCCTTATATGATCGTCGCCATCCTCGGCGGCAGCCTCGCCGCCTTCTGGCTCAACAACTGGCTGGGTCCGGAAACGACGCGGATCGCGTCCGTCGGCGCCCTGCCCGCCCAGTTCCCGCCGCTTTCTGCGCCTTCCTTGAGCCTGGATCACATCCGCGAGCTGGCGCCTGCGGCCCTGGCGGTCACCCTGTTTGCCCTGACCGAGGCGGTCTCGATCGCCCGTGCGCTCGCCGCACGCGGGGGCTACCGGATCGACGGCAATCAGGAGTTCATCGCCCAGGGGCTGTCCAATATCGCGGGGTCGTTCTTTTCGGCCTATGTCGCCACCGGCTCGTTCAACCGCAGCGGGGTCAACTATGAAGCAGGGGCGCGCACGCCCCTGGCCGCGATCTTCGCCGCCCTGTTTCTCATGGTGGTCGTGCTCTTGGTCGCCCCCTATGCGGGCTATCTCCCCAAGGCGGCCATGGCGGGGGTTTTGTTTTTGGTTGCCTGGGGACTGATCGATCGCGATGAGATCCGCCACATCCTGCATTCATCCAGGCGTGAGACCGCGGTCTTGGCGGTGACCTTTTTCTCGGCGCTGTTTCTGGACCTTGAGTTTGCGATCTTCGCCGGCGTATTGTTGTCCTTGGTGCTCTATCTCGAACGCACCTCGAAGCCGCGCATCGTCACCCTCGCCCCCGACCCCCGTCTGCCCCAACACGCCTTCTCCAGCGACCCCGAGCTTGCGCAATGCCCGCAGCTTCGCTTCGTGCGCATCGACGGCTCGCTGTTTTTCGGGTCTGTGGCCCATGTCGAGCAGTATTTCGACTGGCTGCGCACGACCTACCCCGAACAGAGACACATCGCCCTGATCGCCAATGGCATCAATTTCGTCGATCTCCAGGGCGGTCAGACCTTAGCCGCCGAGGCCGAACGCCGGCGGGCAGCAGGTGGAGGGATCTATCTCATCAATGTCAAACAGGGACTGTGGGAGTCGCTCGATCAGTTCGGCTATCTGGAGGACGACGCGCTGCGCAATGTCTTTCAATCCAAGACCGCGGCGATCCGCGCCATCTATCAAAAGCTCGACAAGGGGGTCTGCAAGACCTGCGAGCGGCGGATCTTTCTGGAGTGCAACGAGGGGGCCCATGCCCCTCTCCACCCGCCTGCAGATCCCTAG
- the pufC gene encoding photosynthetic reaction center cytochrome PufC, producing the protein MKIEKRVALPVVAVIASVVLLGCERPPPQTSQIGYRGVQMGTVDNPRILKAKMEANKPVESLPPAAEGGPKVSEVYQNVQVLKDLTVAEFTRTMVAVTTWVSPKEGCNYCHVPGNWASDDIYTKKVSRRMFELVRDTNTDWQAHVAQTGVTCYTCHRGNPVPKYAWVTDPGPKHASGFKPAGQNYGAKSVAYASLPYDPYTPFLDQANEIRVTGTTALPAGNQASLKQAEWTYGLMMSMSDALGVNCTYCHNSRHFADWKQSTPKRTTAWYAIRHVRDINQNYIWPLNDILPASRKGPYGDPLRVNCMTCHQGAFKPLYGAQMAKDYPALHKTAAAKPVATATETPAPAEAVPAAETPATETPVAEASAAPVEEAAAPAEQAPAAEPAPPAEQSAPNAEAASVPSPQQL; encoded by the coding sequence ATGAAGATTGAAAAACGAGTTGCGCTACCCGTCGTTGCGGTGATTGCATCGGTAGTCTTGCTTGGATGCGAGCGCCCCCCACCACAAACTAGTCAAATCGGCTATCGCGGCGTGCAGATGGGTACGGTGGACAATCCGCGGATCCTGAAGGCCAAGATGGAGGCGAATAAGCCGGTTGAGTCCCTGCCACCGGCGGCCGAAGGTGGCCCCAAGGTCAGCGAGGTCTATCAGAACGTCCAGGTACTCAAGGATCTCACCGTCGCCGAGTTCACCCGGACCATGGTTGCAGTCACCACCTGGGTGTCCCCGAAAGAGGGCTGCAACTACTGCCATGTGCCGGGTAATTGGGCGTCTGATGACATCTACACCAAGAAGGTGTCGCGGCGGATGTTCGAGCTGGTACGGGATACCAATACCGACTGGCAAGCACATGTCGCCCAGACGGGTGTGACCTGCTATACCTGCCATCGCGGCAATCCGGTGCCCAAGTACGCCTGGGTCACGGATCCTGGTCCCAAGCATGCCTCTGGGTTCAAGCCTGCGGGCCAGAACTATGGTGCGAAGAGCGTTGCCTATGCCTCATTGCCTTATGATCCATATACACCCTTCCTGGATCAGGCCAATGAGATCCGGGTGACGGGGACAACTGCCCTGCCGGCAGGAAATCAGGCATCCCTGAAGCAGGCAGAGTGGACTTATGGGCTGATGATGAGCATGTCGGATGCCCTAGGTGTCAACTGCACCTATTGCCACAACAGCCGTCACTTCGCCGATTGGAAGCAGAGCACGCCGAAGCGCACCACGGCCTGGTATGCGATCCGCCATGTCCGCGACATCAATCAGAACTATATCTGGCCGCTCAACGACATCCTGCCGGCCTCGCGCAAAGGGCCCTATGGCGATCCGCTGCGGGTGAACTGCATGACCTGTCATCAGGGCGCCTTCAAGCCGCTCTATGGCGCGCAGATGGCGAAGGATTACCCAGCGCTCCATAAAACGGCTGCTGCCAAGCCTGTGGCGACAGCGACCGAGACCCCGGCCCCTGCCGAAGCTGTCCCCGCGGCCGAAACCCCAGCAACCGAAACCCCAGTAGCGGAGGCCTCTGCCGCGCCGGTGGAAGAGGCTGCTGCCCCCGCTGAGCAGGCGCCTGCGGCTGAGCCAGCACCACCGGCCGAACAGTCTGCCCCAAACGCTGAGGCAGCATCTGTCCCCTCACCTCAGCAGCTTTAA
- the lipA gene encoding lipoyl synthase: MSERLQAPSRAHPDTHQRGQDKVGPVLKRPGGFSQRSAEQRGEVLPKPAWIRARAALGPNIVRIKSLLRAQGLTTVCEEAQCPNLGECFHQGTATFMILGDRCTRRCPFCDVAHGRPAPPDPQEPDCIAEAVAHLGLRYVVLTSVNRDDLRDGGAAQFAACVRAIRRRTPGVRIECLVPDFRRRETVALQELTGDALPDVFNHNLETVPRLYPVARPGADYLGSLRLLAILQEHHPDIPTKSGLMLGLGETWDELIVVMQDLRAYGCIMLTLGQYLQPSPAHLPVQRYWSPNEFTELRRIAEGMGFVSVASGPLVRPSYQAEQQARGVL, translated from the coding sequence ATGTCTGAACGTTTACAGGCGCCATCGCGCGCCCATCCGGATACCCATCAGCGCGGTCAAGACAAGGTGGGGCCGGTTCTCAAAAGGCCCGGGGGTTTCAGCCAGCGATCGGCCGAGCAGCGAGGGGAGGTCCTGCCCAAACCGGCATGGATCCGTGCACGCGCTGCCCTTGGCCCCAATATAGTCCGGATCAAGTCGCTGCTGCGCGCCCAGGGGCTTACTACCGTCTGCGAAGAGGCCCAGTGCCCCAACCTCGGCGAGTGCTTTCACCAGGGCACCGCGACCTTCATGATCCTGGGCGACCGCTGTACCCGCCGCTGCCCCTTTTGCGACGTCGCCCACGGGCGCCCTGCACCTCCAGACCCCCAAGAACCCGACTGCATCGCCGAAGCCGTCGCCCACTTGGGTCTGCGCTATGTCGTTCTCACCTCGGTCAACCGCGATGACCTGCGTGACGGCGGGGCAGCTCAGTTTGCCGCCTGTGTACGCGCCATTCGCAGACGCACGCCGGGGGTGAGGATCGAGTGTCTGGTCCCCGACTTTCGCAGGCGGGAGACAGTCGCCCTCCAAGAATTGACCGGCGATGCCCTGCCCGATGTCTTCAATCACAACCTTGAGACCGTCCCGCGCCTGTATCCCGTAGCGCGCCCGGGCGCCGATTATCTGGGCTCGTTGCGCCTGCTTGCGATCCTCCAAGAACACCATCCCGATATCCCGACCAAGTCCGGGCTCATGCTCGGGCTAGGCGAGACCTGGGACGAGCTGATCGTCGTGATGCAGGATCTGCGCGCGTATGGTTGCATCATGCTGACGCTCGGGCAGTATCTACAGCCATCGCCCGCACATCTGCCGGTTCAGCGCTATTGGTCGCCGAATGAGTTCACCGAGCTTCGCCGGATCGCTGAGGGGATGGGGTTCGTGAGTGTGGCCAGCGGTCCACTGGTGCGTCCTTCCTATCAGGCCGAGCAGCAGGCCCGGGGGGTGCTTTAG
- a CDS encoding RuBisCO large subunit C-terminal-like domain-containing protein, protein MDSFDWAGFFADKSELDREAYLFLDYYIECSGDPKLAAAHFCAEQSTAQWRRVGHDEDLRPRFGARVITLEVIAELPAFSYGLSQATKGPISACRVRIAQPHANFGPRLPNLLSAICGEGTFFAPGIPVVKLLDITFPESYLAHFQGPQFGVEGLRARLKAYDRPIFFGVIKPNIGLPPDAFTALGYEGWLGGLDIAKDDEMLADTPWCSLARRAELLGEARRRAEEATGRPKIYMANITDEVDRLSELHDLAVSRGANALLVNTMPVGLSAVRMLRKHAEVPLVAHFPFIAAFSRLPHFGVHSRVITKLQRLAGYDIIIMPGFGERMHMTDEEVMACVQACLEPMGPIKPSLPVPGGSDWAGTLPLVYERLKTVDFGFVPGRGVFGHPQGPRAGAASIRQAWEAIASSKTLDEYAKDHPDLAAALVAFGKQNRQRSENEPQPRGGKK, encoded by the coding sequence ATGGATTCATTTGACTGGGCGGGCTTTTTTGCCGATAAGTCAGAGCTCGATCGCGAGGCCTACCTATTCCTGGATTACTACATCGAGTGTAGCGGCGATCCCAAACTCGCTGCTGCCCATTTCTGCGCCGAGCAATCGACTGCCCAATGGCGGCGGGTAGGCCATGACGAAGACCTGCGCCCGAGGTTCGGGGCGCGGGTGATCACGCTTGAGGTCATCGCTGAACTGCCGGCCTTCAGCTATGGGTTGAGCCAGGCGACAAAAGGCCCGATCAGCGCCTGCCGGGTGCGCATTGCCCAGCCGCATGCCAACTTCGGCCCGCGTTTGCCCAATCTCCTGAGCGCCATCTGTGGGGAGGGGACCTTTTTTGCTCCCGGTATTCCGGTCGTCAAGCTCCTCGACATCACCTTCCCTGAGTCCTATCTCGCGCATTTCCAAGGTCCGCAGTTTGGGGTTGAAGGACTGCGCGCACGCCTCAAGGCCTATGATCGCCCGATCTTTTTTGGGGTCATCAAGCCCAACATCGGGCTGCCGCCTGATGCCTTCACTGCTCTCGGCTATGAGGGCTGGCTGGGGGGCTTGGACATCGCTAAGGACGACGAGATGCTTGCAGATACCCCCTGGTGTTCGCTCGCGCGACGCGCTGAGCTCTTGGGCGAGGCGCGCAGACGCGCTGAGGAGGCAACCGGGCGGCCCAAGATCTATATGGCCAATATCACCGATGAGGTAGATCGGCTGAGCGAGCTCCATGACTTAGCCGTCTCCCGCGGTGCCAATGCACTCTTGGTCAATACCATGCCGGTGGGTTTAAGCGCCGTGCGTATGCTGCGCAAACACGCCGAGGTCCCCTTGGTCGCCCATTTCCCTTTCATCGCCGCCTTCAGCCGCCTGCCCCATTTCGGCGTGCATAGCCGGGTGATCACCAAGCTCCAGCGATTGGCGGGCTATGACATCATCATCATGCCCGGCTTTGGCGAGCGCATGCACATGACCGATGAGGAGGTTATGGCCTGTGTGCAGGCCTGTCTCGAGCCCATGGGCCCGATCAAGCCAAGCCTGCCGGTCCCTGGGGGAAGCGACTGGGCAGGGACCCTGCCGCTGGTGTATGAGAGGCTCAAGACGGTCGATTTCGGCTTTGTGCCCGGGCGAGGGGTCTTCGGCCATCCCCAGGGCCCGCGCGCAGGGGCTGCAAGCATCCGCCAGGCCTGGGAGGCGATCGCCTCCAGCAAGACTCTGGACGAATATGCCAAAGATCATCCTGATCTCGCCGCGGCCCTCGTCGCCTTCGGCAAGCAGAATAGACAGCGGTCCGAAAACGAGCCACAGCCTCGCGGAGGCAAGAAGTGA
- the pufA gene encoding light-harvesting antenna LH1, alpha subunit has product MSPNLWKIWLLLDPRRTLVALFSFLTVLGLLIHMIVLSTDLNWLDDGIPVSYQKVGAQINAKKFGQ; this is encoded by the coding sequence ATGTCCCCCAATCTGTGGAAGATCTGGCTGCTGCTCGATCCGCGTCGCACCCTGGTCGCCCTCTTTAGCTTCCTGACTGTCCTGGGTCTGCTGATCCATATGATCGTGCTGAGCACCGACCTCAACTGGCTGGATGATGGCATTCCGGTCAGCTATCAGAAGGTTGGCGCCCAGATCAACGCCAAGAAGTTCGGTCAGTAA
- a CDS encoding secondary thiamine-phosphate synthase enzyme YjbQ: MRFHYEQLHITTHSPIEIIDLSAEIKDLMSHHPLRQGWMHIASAHTTAFIAINERELELQLDMLDFLQRIAPPGQGYRHDRNPLDERPNTHSHLIGLFMNSSETLLIENGRLLLGDWQSVFLIELDGPRLERRVHIQIAGIP; the protein is encoded by the coding sequence ATGCGTTTTCACTACGAGCAGCTTCACATCACCACCCATTCACCGATCGAGATCATCGACCTCTCGGCCGAGATCAAGGATCTCATGTCTCACCATCCCTTGCGTCAGGGCTGGATGCACATCGCCTCGGCGCATACCACGGCCTTCATCGCGATCAACGAGCGCGAACTTGAGCTTCAGCTCGATATGCTCGATTTCTTGCAGCGGATCGCCCCGCCGGGCCAGGGCTATCGGCATGATCGCAATCCGCTCGATGAGCGGCCCAATACACACTCCCATCTGATTGGCCTGTTCATGAACAGCTCCGAGACCCTCCTCATCGAGAATGGCCGGTTGTTGCTTGGAGATTGGCAGTCGGTCTTTCTGATCGAACTCGATGGGCCTCGCCTCGAGCGGCGCGTCCACATCCAGATCGCTGGCATCCCCTGA
- the pufL gene encoding photosynthetic reaction center subunit L, with protein MAMLSFEKKYRVRGGTLIGGDLFDFWVGPFYVGFFGVTTFIFASLGTLLIVWGATLGPTPELQSYNLWQISIAPPDLSYGLGMAPLKEGGLWQIITMCAIGAFVSWALREVEICRKLGIGYHVPFAFSFAIGAYIVLVVVRPVLLGAWGHGFPYGILSHLDWVSNVGYQYLHFHYNPAHMLAIAFFFTNCLALSMHGSLILSVMNPGEGETVKTSEHENTFFRDLVGYSIGALAIHRLGLFLSLSAVFWSAVCILISGPFWTRGWPEWWNWWLELPIWK; from the coding sequence ATGGCCATGCTCAGTTTTGAGAAAAAATACCGCGTTCGCGGCGGGACGCTGATAGGGGGGGATCTATTTGACTTCTGGGTGGGGCCGTTCTATGTCGGCTTCTTTGGGGTCACCACCTTTATCTTCGCGTCCCTAGGTACATTATTGATCGTGTGGGGTGCGACCCTCGGCCCTACACCTGAACTGCAAAGCTATAACCTTTGGCAGATCAGCATTGCCCCTCCGGATCTGAGCTACGGGCTAGGCATGGCCCCGCTCAAAGAAGGTGGGCTATGGCAGATCATCACCATGTGCGCGATCGGCGCCTTTGTCTCCTGGGCGCTGAGGGAGGTTGAGATCTGCCGTAAGCTCGGCATCGGCTATCATGTCCCCTTTGCCTTCTCGTTCGCGATCGGCGCTTACATCGTGCTCGTGGTGGTGCGTCCGGTCCTGTTGGGCGCCTGGGGTCATGGTTTCCCTTATGGCATCCTGAGCCATCTCGATTGGGTGTCGAATGTAGGGTATCAGTATCTGCATTTCCACTACAACCCCGCCCACATGCTCGCCATCGCCTTTTTCTTTACCAACTGCCTGGCATTGTCGATGCACGGTTCGCTGATCTTGTCGGTGATGAATCCGGGAGAGGGCGAAACGGTCAAGACGAGCGAGCATGAAAATACCTTCTTCCGCGATCTGGTGGGGTATTCGATCGGTGCGCTTGCCATCCATCGTTTGGGTCTGTTCCTATCGCTGAGCGCCGTTTTCTGGAGCGCGGTCTGCATCCTGATCAGCGGCCCCTTCTGGACCCGCGGCTGGCCAGAGTGGTGGAACTGGTGGCTCGAGCTGCCGATCTGGAAATAA
- the pufM gene encoding photosynthetic reaction center subunit M: MAEYQNIFTAIQLRAPAYPGVPLPKGSLPRIGKPIFWYWLGKIGDAQIGPLYLGFAGTLSIVFGLVAIFIIGLNMLASVNWNVIEFVKHFFWLALEPPAPQYGLSIPPLAEGGWWLIAGLFLTLSILLWWVRTYNRAKALRMGTHLSWAFAAAIFFYLVLGFIRPVMMGSWAEAVPFGIFPHLDWTATFSIRYGNLYYNPFHMLSIAFLYGSALLFAMHGGTILAVSRFGGDREIDQITHRGTAAERAALFWRWTMGFNATMESIHRWAWWFAVLTVITAGIGILLTGTVVENWYLWAIKHGMVPPYPEVVTAQDPYAMTGGLSQ; this comes from the coding sequence ATGGCCGAATATCAAAACATCTTTACGGCGATCCAGTTACGTGCGCCGGCTTACCCGGGGGTGCCTCTCCCCAAAGGCAGTCTGCCGCGCATCGGTAAGCCTATCTTCTGGTACTGGTTGGGCAAGATTGGTGATGCCCAGATCGGTCCACTCTATCTCGGCTTCGCCGGCACTCTGTCAATCGTTTTCGGTTTGGTGGCGATCTTTATCATCGGGCTCAACATGCTGGCTTCGGTGAACTGGAACGTCATCGAGTTCGTCAAGCATTTCTTCTGGTTGGCTCTTGAGCCGCCAGCGCCGCAGTATGGCCTCAGTATCCCGCCGCTGGCGGAGGGAGGCTGGTGGCTGATTGCGGGGCTGTTCTTGACCCTCTCGATCCTGTTGTGGTGGGTGCGGACCTATAATCGTGCGAAAGCTCTGAGGATGGGTACGCATCTGTCATGGGCCTTTGCCGCAGCGATCTTTTTCTATCTGGTCCTGGGCTTTATCCGGCCAGTGATGATGGGGAGCTGGGCCGAGGCGGTGCCTTTCGGCATCTTCCCGCATCTCGACTGGACAGCCACTTTCTCGATCCGCTATGGCAACCTGTATTACAACCCCTTCCATATGCTCTCGATCGCCTTCCTCTATGGTTCGGCCCTGCTCTTTGCCATGCATGGCGGGACCATCTTGGCAGTGAGCCGGTTTGGGGGTGACCGCGAGATCGACCAGATCACCCATCGCGGTACGGCTGCCGAGCGCGCGGCCCTGTTCTGGCGCTGGACCATGGGCTTTAACGCGACCATGGAATCCATCCATCGCTGGGCTTGGTGGTTTGCGGTCTTGACCGTGATCACTGCAGGTATCGGTATCCTATTGACTGGTACGGTGGTCGAGAATTGGTATCTCTGGGCGATTAAGCATGGCATGGTCCCGCCATATCCTGAGGTCGTCACCGCTCAGGATCCATACGCCATGACAGGGGGACTGTCACAATGA
- the idi gene encoding isopentenyl-diphosphate Delta-isomerase has protein sequence MSAEILPPVSVAEQARAAQRDALEQVILVDEQDRPLSIAGKLEAHRLGQLHRAFSILIFNQHDELLLQQRARVKYHFGCLWSNTCCGHPRPDEPIEAAARRRLHEEFGIRAELNEQIEFVYRTEDPASGLIEHEYLHVFHGRCTVSPRPDPVEIGAWRWLAVPRVRRAVGLHPDWFTPWFRLLVERVL, from the coding sequence GTGAGCGCCGAGATCTTGCCCCCGGTGTCGGTGGCAGAACAGGCGCGCGCCGCTCAGCGTGATGCCCTGGAACAGGTGATCTTGGTCGATGAACAGGATCGGCCGCTTAGCATCGCTGGTAAGCTCGAAGCTCATCGGCTGGGACAATTACATCGTGCCTTCTCGATCCTGATCTTCAATCAACACGATGAGCTCTTGTTACAACAGCGCGCAAGGGTCAAATATCACTTCGGTTGTCTGTGGTCGAATACCTGTTGCGGTCACCCTCGCCCCGATGAACCGATCGAGGCCGCAGCCAGGCGCAGGCTTCATGAAGAGTTCGGCATCCGGGCAGAACTGAACGAGCAGATCGAGTTCGTCTATCGCACCGAGGACCCGGCGAGCGGTCTGATCGAGCATGAATATCTGCATGTCTTTCATGGGCGCTGCACCGTTTCCCCGCGTCCAGATCCTGTCGAGATCGGCGCCTGGCGCTGGCTTGCGGTCCCCAGGGTCCGGCGAGCAGTCGGGCTCCATCCCGATTGGTTCACCCCCTGGTTTAGGCTGCTCGTCGAACGGGTGCTGTAG
- the pufB gene encoding light-harvesting antenna LH1, beta subunit, with product MAEQKSLTGLTEQEAQEFHGIFVQTMGAFFGIVVVAHLLAWLYRPWL from the coding sequence ATGGCTGAACAGAAGAGCTTGACCGGTCTGACTGAGCAGGAAGCCCAAGAGTTCCATGGCATCTTTGTGCAGACGATGGGTGCCTTCTTTGGGATCGTGGTCGTCGCCCACCTCTTGGCTTGGCTGTATCGTCCCTGGCTCTGA
- the murU gene encoding N-acetylmuramate alpha-1-phosphate uridylyltransferase MurU — MKAMILAAGRGERMRPLTDHTPKPLLQAGGKPLIQYHLERLAQAGIREIVINHAHLGWMIESALGDGARFGIRIRYSPESSALETGGGIFNALPWLGPGPFLVINGDIWCDLDLSTLSIGPAELAHLVLVDNSAHHPQGDFALNDGRVSNAGDPRLTFSGIGVYRPELFFGCTPGAFPLAPLLRRAADQGKVSGRHHGGLWFDIGTPERLFALERLLQTATAPG, encoded by the coding sequence ATGAAGGCGATGATCCTAGCCGCCGGGCGCGGCGAGCGCATGCGCCCCTTGACCGATCACACCCCTAAGCCGCTGCTCCAGGCCGGCGGTAAGCCCTTGATCCAATATCATCTGGAGCGCCTCGCTCAGGCAGGGATCCGGGAGATCGTGATCAATCACGCCCATCTCGGCTGGATGATCGAGTCGGCGCTGGGGGATGGGGCGCGTTTCGGGATTAGAATCCGCTATTCGCCGGAATCGTCGGCACTGGAGACCGGGGGCGGGATCTTCAATGCGCTCCCTTGGCTGGGGCCTGGGCCATTTTTGGTGATCAACGGCGACATCTGGTGTGACCTGGATCTTTCAACCCTAAGCATCGGCCCAGCGGAGCTTGCCCATCTGGTCTTGGTCGATAACTCGGCGCATCACCCGCAGGGCGACTTCGCCCTGAACGACGGGCGGGTGTCCAATGCCGGGGACCCCAGGCTCACCTTCAGCGGCATCGGGGTCTATCGGCCCGAGCTCTTTTTCGGCTGCACCCCCGGCGCCTTTCCGCTCGCCCCCTTGCTCAGACGGGCAGCGGATCAAGGCAAGGTCAGCGGGCGGCATCATGGGGGGCTGTGGTTTGACATCGGCACGCCCGAGCGCTTGTTCGCCCTAGAACGGCTCTTACAGACAGCGACTGCGCCTGGATAG